The following coding sequences lie in one Phragmites australis chromosome 8, lpPhrAust1.1, whole genome shotgun sequence genomic window:
- the LOC133927684 gene encoding RING-H2 finger protein ATL54-like: MAVRIPLPPALVFPPPPPWLPPPSLRPPLSLTPTDNSSAPQEKATAGVSIAVGIILLVLCCMCSVAGGRIDADAAAADAATAARPQAAPEPDPRDNDEQQLRSSSAHDDDSRPRRASPTAGLPSFTYNGSVKHNVTGSGEETATRTCSVCLGAFKIGETVRLLPVCLHLYHVECIDPWLDAHSTCPLCRSGTDPTFDGSLLPPV, translated from the coding sequence ATGGCTGTTCGAATTCCCTTGCCGCCAGCCCTCGTCTTTCCTCCACCTCCGCCTTGGCTACCGCCTCCGTCATTGCGTCCACCACTGTCGCTGACGCCTACTGATAACTCTTCGGCGCCTCAAGAGAAGGCAACCGCAGGCGTCAGCATCGCCGTTGGGATCATCCTGCTCGTGCTCTGCTGCATGTGCAGCGTCGCCGGAGGGCGCATCGACGCCGATGCAGCGGCGGCAGATGCAGCCACCGCCGCGCGGCCGCAGGCAGCACCAGAACCAGATCCGAGGGACAACGACGAGCAGCAGCTGCGCAGCAGCAGCGCCCACGATGACGACAGCCGCCCACGGCGCGCCAGCCCCACGGCTGGTCTCCCGTCGTTCACCTACAACGGGTCGGTGAAGCACAACGTGACGGGCAGCGGCGAGGAGACGGCGACGCGTACGTGTTCGGTGTGCCTCGGTGCGTTCAAAATCGGGGAGACGGTGCGGCTGCTGCCAGTGTGCCTGCACCTGTACCACGTCGAGTGCATCGACCCGTGGCTGGACGCGCACTCGACGTGCCCACTCTGCCGGTCGGGCACCGATCCGACGTTTGATGGCAGCCTGCTACCGCCTGTTTAG